CCCGGCCACAACAGTGTTCACCGTCTAATTGGTGATTGTAACGAGACTGTTCAGAGCGTAACACGGGACACGAGAAGGGACAGTGTCTGCAGTCGACCAACCATACCTCGTGAGAAGACAACACTGTCGGATCTCCCATCACCAGACTTAGTGGACCCTCTCATCAAGGTCTACTTCAACAGATTTCACACCTTTGTCCGATCCTTGGCAAAAAGTATTTCCTCGCGTCTCTCGAGGATGGGACAATATCCGCGACCTTACTCCGAAGTGTCCTCTTCGTGGCATCATTGCATTGTGATCGCGAAGTATTGCATCTTATGGGTTACAGCACTCGATGGGACGCCAACAATGCTCTGTACAACAAGGCCAGCGCAGCGTTTGATGCTGATCGAGAATCGAGTCGTACACATATGATCCTGTCGTCTTACCTGCTTCACTACTGGTTTGGAAGTCCGACAGCTTATCGCGATTGCCACTGGTGGCTCGCTGCTGCGATACGATCTGCGCAGTGTACAGGCTATCATAGGAGCACAAGGAATAGCAAGATGGCGCCAGAGGAGAGGTCGCGGTGGAAGCGCATCTGGTGGTGTCTTTATGTGAGTACCTCTGGTGATAGCAAACATCAACTAACAGATCAGGTTCGTGATCGTCAGATTGCCATCTCCACCGGGACACCAATGGTTatcaacgatgaagatcacGATGTCGAAGAActttctgaagaagacttcACTGAAGAAGGCCCGGAGACGGTACAATACATCGTATCACAGGTCAAGTTGAGTAAAGCCAGTAGGTTCGCCGATGTCCAATCTTCACTAAAAGCACTAACGAAACAGTGGCCCGGCTGTACTTCTCCTATTGCTCGCCATCTCGCCTTTCGCTGTGCAAGGAAGTTCATGTGCTACATGAAGCCATGAGAGATGTCCAGTCAACACTGCAAACTTGGTATGATTCTTGTCAAGGCCTAAACTTCTCAaatggccatcatcatctaaGTCTGACTTTGAAAGTCTGCTACCAGTACGTATGAAGTCTCTCGGTAGTCAAATGCGAGGCTGATTTGTTAGTTACTACTTGATAAACCTCAGCCAGAGGCTGCAAAGGCAGTGCAATGGCTTTAAGGAGGTCAAGCCCGTCCTTGACGCGGCAGCACATATATTCAGCCTGGTCGAGAACTCATTGCTGTTCTGGACTCCGGAGCACTTTCCCATGATATAGTAAGTTTTTCGGGAAGCTTTTGTCACAGTGGACTCACCAGATTCTCAGTGTCtctgctctcttctctgcgATGATGGCTCTTGCAGTTGATGTCAAAACACCAGCGCCCCAAAGTGACCAGATTTTCGTCAAGATCCGGCCCGGATTACTGGCTCTCAAGCAGTTTGAATCAGTCTACATCTTGGCGCGATGgatcaagaacttcttcatggATATTCTGAATCGCCCACCCGCGGAAGAAGCACAGACACAGCCCACGAACTCAAATGGAGACGACGTAGAAGGTGAGGGAATAAGTACTGAGATGAGAAATACCAGCGCGAATCAGGTCCTCGAAATCGATGTCCAGAGGAACACCGCACCAGCTAACCAAGCCGCACATGACGAGACAGGCTTTGAAGACCATAACTTCGCATTTGACCAAAGTTCGGGATTTGAGGGAGGCGGGTTTTGGCCGACATACCTGGCAAACGGCGTCTTTTCAGGCGTCCAGTCGAGTAATGACATGGAGTTTCCGCACCCGGACTCGTTCCAGTATCAAGCCATGTACTTTCTGGCCGATCTGGGAATAGCAAACACTGAGCCTATAGAATAACAAAGGGGCTATGAGACTCTATTGTAGTCTTGGCATATCTAGTCTTGATCCGTGGCTGTAACGTGACAAACTGCATATTCTTGGCATGCTGTTGGGGTTGGTGGGTGTCCGGGGATCGGAGGTTAATTTACCTATGACTTGCCATGATATTGGCTGAAGGGATGTGGCTAGAACCAGTGGTCTTTTCTGCTACTCCAAGAATGGAAATTGGTTTCTCGGGCATGGTATTGCCCATAGCCGAAGGGTGATGGTTTGATCTGCAGACCATAGCCGATGGCACCATCGCCGAAGTGACTTGGAAACTGGACGGTCGATGAGAAATTGAAGTCGGTAAAGAAGAGAATCTGaaattattaattaattactattaattgCTTCTTTCTGTTCCAACTCAATCTCTCCTCAGACTCGCTGTGATCTACCAAAGTTGTTATGTCGGCTCTACACAAATCTTTACAGCGGGTACTACGTGTCGGGCCACGACCATCGCCTTCTCGGACTCGACTACCAACCCAGTTCTTTCGGTCAGCTTCAAACACACCAAAACCATCAACCTTGGGATCAAAGCAATGGCACACAAGTAGCAGAGGTAAGTCCTTGATTGCGTTCATAGAACAGAGACTAACTTCACCAAGGGTTATACGTACTGGGGTTGGCAGCATTAACAGTCGGCATGGCTGGAGCGCTGAGTGTCAGTAGCCAACCAACCAAAACGCATTTATCATCGACACAGGCATTGGTGGACACTCCCAAGATTCAGCATAACTTGTCTGCATCAAATATTCACGGCGCTTGTAAAGAGTTCACTGCTATCTTGGGTCCTGAGAATGTCTCAACAGAACATACCGATCTCGTTACCCATTCTGGCTCAGACTATCAGTCGTACGCCTGGACTGAAGAGTCGGCCATCCTTTCGCAAGTAATTCTCTACCCAGAGACTACAGAACAGGTTTCAGAACTTATGAAAGTATGCTTTCGACGCCGGCTGCCAGTCACGCCGTACTCGGGAGGGACGTCGATCGAAGGCCAGTACATACCCCATCTGCAGGGCATATGTATTGACTTCGGTCGGATGAATAACATAGTAGAGCTCAACAAATATGATCTCGACTGTGTTGTGCAGCCTGGAATAGGGTGGATGGACCTTAACGAAGAGCTAGCAGGCCACGGTTTGTTCTTCCCACCAGATCCTGGTCCTGGCGCTATGATTGGAGGAATGGTGGGTACAGGATGCTCTGGGACAAACGCAGCGGCATACGGAACTATGAAAGACTGGGTCTTGTCACTCACCGTGGTTCTTGCCGATGGCACGATTATCAAGACTCGGCAGAGGGCAAGAAAGTCGAGCGCCGGATATGATTTAACAAGAACCTTCATCGGAAGTGAAGGGACACTTGGACTGGTTACAGAAGCTACTCTCAAGCTAGCAGTCAAGCCGCCTTGCGAAGCCGTGGCTGTATGTACCTTTCCAACACTTCGAGATGCGGCATCTGCGGTGCGCGAAGTGCTGTCCAATGGCATCCAGGTGGCGGCTgttgagatccttgacgaAGTACAGATGAAGAGCATCAACGATTCTGCTTTGACAAGGttgaaatggaaggaagaaccaactttgttcttcaagttcaCAGGGAGCGatgagttcatcatggatcaCCTCGCCAAACAAGTCGGAAGTATCACGAAGCAAAACCACAGCACCACATACACATTCGCCTGCGACGAGACTGAGCGCAACGAATTATGGTCCGCAAGAAAGAATGCACTATGGAGCATGCTCGCCATGCGAAAGTCACCAACTGATAAAGTCTGGACTACCGATGTAGCTGTTCCTCTAAGTAGACTTCCTGATATCATCGAGTTTGCCAAAGCCGACATCGAGAAGTCAGGGTTGCTTGGCTCAATCGTAGGGCATGTTGGCGACGGAAACTTCCATACCCTGTTACTCTTCcccgaggagaagcgacacatcgctgaagaagttgttcaCAGAATGGTCGACAAGGCTATCGAGATGAAAGGCACAGCGACGGGCGAGCATGGCGTCGGACTTGTGAAGAGGGACTATTTGGAGAAGGAACTCGGTAAAGAGGCTGTGGATGCGATGCGATCGGTAAGTAACGAACTGCCAATTATGTCTGATTCTAACTCGGTGGCACAGATGAAAAATGCATTTGACCCATTGTGCATACTGAACTGTGACAAGGTGATACGCATGCAGGCAGCGTAGGTCGGGAAGAAGTTTACACCGTCACACAAACCAAGAAAGAGTGAAATTCGGGAGTATGAAATGAAGAGGAGCAGCAAATGAAATGAAAAACTGGCAAGTGTTGACAATATGTCAGAAAGGAAGATAGGGATATACTACGAGAGCTGACGGTTGTCGAGCCTTATCTCAAGTCAAAtattgtttttttttttttttgtggGAAGCGCATGGGCCTCGGTGGCTTTGAAATCCGATTTACGCCTCGATTCATCGAATGATTTCACTTGTCACAGTTAAGATGATATAACTTTACGAAAATGGTTGAGTAGACTGCCCATATGCACACTCAACCACTGTACATGGTTTGTGATTGCTATATGCGATCTTCGCGAGTTATCTGGGAAATCATTGACTAAATCAGAGTCTGTTCTGCTATCTGGCCTATACACCTTCTCCCTCCACGCACGACCCTTTCTTGGTCCAAATCCGATTCCCCAGTATCACCCCAGATCACATTCCACAACAATGCCAACATATCTATTAGTGTGAGAACACTCTTGGTTCGGCCTCGTGTTCCACTCTATCAAATCAATCTTAAAATTCTcactcatccatctcagCTCCATGAGTACCTGCCTCGTATTTCTTAAACTCGACCGGAATGTCATCATAGCTCACATCAGTCTCAACCAACTCGAGCAAGCCACGCACGATCTCCTCAGGAGTAGTCTCGTTTGTGAAAAACCTATGATCATCGATTCCAACAAAATCGGGGGTCGAAATCTTGTCAGGGGTAGATATATCCCGCAACTGGACATCGAGTGATCTGGCACCACGACGGGCATGGCAATGATGGGTTTGAGCACAGTCAAACCAAAATGTTCCTTTTGAGTTGCCACTCCCAAGGCAAAGAGGCGATCCAAAACCGCCTTTTTTGACTTCACCACAATTCTTGCCCTGCTTTCCAACACAAATAGCTCCAATACCTGTAGGAGGCATGCCGCTGATgagactggaagagaagacattACCGATTCTCTCAGCACAGCAGGAGTAGGTTTGAATTCTTGTGCATTCTCGGTAATTGCCTTTGCAAGTACCAGTGCGGAAGTTGCGAATGGTCACAGCTGATGCAGCGTCAAGAGTGGCCAGGGAGGTGAGAAAAGTCTGGGTGAAATGCATGATTCAATATTGAATCTTTGGTTGGATCAAGGTATACTGAGACTAATGTGCTTGGTAGGTAGATGCTGAGCCGTGTGTGTTCTGGAGATGTGATAGTTGCTTGGGGATGAGCCCAGCCTTTtatatccatcatcaagaaaaACGGATAGGTGATCTTGTGCTCGGTGTTTAGGCCGTGGGAACAGAAGATCCAGCGGCAAACAATAAATGCTGCGTTAGCCGTTGGAGAGCATTGTGAAAATGCACTTAGAGCCAACAGCATATTCTAGGATCACAAGACGAGGTTCCCTCCGCTTCTAGTCCAGCAAGGTCCTTTTGTTACAATTAGTGCCTCCTGCCATTCTCCCTCTTTCTATTTTCTTGTTGTACCTTTTAATTGGACTTTCTGCAATGGCAGTATTCAGGCATCACACAATGAATACCACTCAGACTTTTCCTTG
This region of Fusarium verticillioides 7600 chromosome 3, whole genome shotgun sequence genomic DNA includes:
- a CDS encoding D-lactate dehydrogenase (cytochrome), with the translated sequence MAGALSVSSQPTKTHLSSTQALVDTPKIQHNLSASNIHGACKEFTAILGPENVSTEHTDLVTHSGSDYQSYAWTEESAILSQVILYPETTEQVSELMKVCFRRRLPVTPYSGGTSIEGQYIPHLQGICIDFGRMNNIVELNKYDLDCVVQPGIGWMDLNEELAGHGLFFPPDPGPGAMIGGMVGTGCSGTNAAAYGTMKDWVLSLTVVLADGTIIKTRQRARKSSAGYDLTRTFIGSEGTLGLVTEATLKLAVKPPCEAVAVCTFPTLRDAASAVREVLSNGIQVAAVEILDEVQMKSINDSALTRLKWKEEPTLFFKFTGSDEFIMDHLAKQVGSITKQNHSTTYTFACDETERNELWSARKNALWSMLAMRKSPTDKVWTTDVAVPLSRLPDIIEFAKADIEKSGLLGSIVGHVGDGNFHTLLLFPEEKRHIAEEVVHRMVDKAIEMKGTATGEHGVGLVKRDYLEKELGKEAVDAMRSMKNAFDPLCILNCDKVIRMQAA